Proteins encoded together in one Flavobacteriales bacterium window:
- a CDS encoding class I SAM-dependent methyltransferase, giving the protein MTDPYLDLPLTADTQDLYTVRTAIRQALRAQLPRFHGTFLDIGSGLQPYRGLITAAPSRVERYIGMDLEGNAVTSYHKVRPDLFWDGAHIPLADDTVDSAMATEVLEHCPDPGAVLREAFRVLRPGSPLFITVPFLWPLHDVPYDEYRYTPFALRRLLEGAGFTDITVRPLGGWDASLAQLLGLWALRRPMPTWKRHIVKRITLPLVRHLLRHDHVPDPKSAPMITGLMALAHTPRG; this is encoded by the coding sequence ATGACCGACCCCTACCTCGATCTGCCGCTCACGGCCGACACGCAGGACCTGTACACCGTGCGCACGGCGATCCGCCAGGCCTTGCGTGCGCAGCTACCCCGGTTCCACGGCACCTTCCTTGACATCGGCAGCGGTCTGCAGCCGTATCGAGGCCTGATCACCGCCGCGCCCTCGCGGGTGGAGCGCTACATCGGCATGGACCTCGAGGGCAATGCGGTGACCAGCTACCACAAAGTGCGCCCCGACCTGTTCTGGGACGGTGCCCACATCCCGCTCGCCGACGATACGGTGGACAGTGCGATGGCCACGGAGGTGCTGGAGCACTGCCCGGACCCCGGTGCGGTGCTGCGCGAGGCCTTCCGCGTACTGCGCCCCGGCTCACCGCTCTTCATCACCGTGCCCTTCCTCTGGCCGCTGCACGATGTGCCCTACGACGAGTACCGCTACACCCCGTTCGCGCTGCGCCGGCTGCTGGAGGGTGCGGGCTTCACGGACATCACGGTTCGGCCGCTCGGTGGATGGGATGCGAGCCTGGCGCAATTGCTCGGTCTGTGGGCCCTGCGGCGCCCAATGCCGACATGGAAGCGGCACATCGTGAAGCGCATCACCCTGCCGCTGGTGCGCCACCTGCTCCGGCACGACCACGTGCCCGACCCCAAGAGCGCCCCGATGATCACCGGGCTGATGGCCCTGGCCCACACGCCTCGTGGATGA
- a CDS encoding glycosyltransferase produces the protein MTAPARLCIGSPNRNAYSETFIAAHIERLPGVALVLTDGHLPRRDAEGALLLPPSLARRVASRLMRITPEALLERRITRLLKRHRIEVVLAEYGPTGEALLEPCRRAGVPLVVHFHGVDAFHVKLLKDHAGYRRILKEAAAVVVVSREMERQLLSLGADRGRLHYNCYGIDVERFQAGRPDQARPHFIAVGRFVDKKAPHLTLLAFHQAWRREPEMRLTMAGIGPLWDSTRQLVSALGLEGVVDLPGVLTPQQVAGHMGASRAFVQHSVVSADNDHEGTPLSVLEAMACGLPVVATRHAGIPDVVEHGVSGLLGAERDLGAMADHLQRLAVDPALALRLGQAGRASAERHHRVEDSVARLTAILAGAARR, from the coding sequence ATGACCGCCCCTGCGCGCCTCTGCATCGGTTCGCCCAACCGCAACGCCTACAGCGAGACCTTCATCGCCGCGCACATCGAGCGGCTTCCGGGCGTGGCGCTCGTGCTCACGGACGGGCACCTGCCCCGGCGCGATGCCGAGGGGGCGCTGCTGCTGCCGCCCTCGCTCGCCCGGCGGGTGGCCTCGCGGCTGATGCGGATCACACCGGAGGCACTGCTTGAGCGGCGGATCACCCGCCTGCTCAAACGGCACCGCATCGAGGTGGTGCTGGCCGAGTACGGCCCCACTGGTGAGGCCCTGCTGGAACCCTGCCGACGTGCGGGGGTGCCGCTGGTGGTGCATTTCCATGGTGTGGACGCGTTCCATGTGAAGCTCTTGAAGGACCACGCCGGCTACCGGCGCATCCTGAAGGAGGCCGCGGCCGTGGTGGTCGTGAGCCGGGAGATGGAACGGCAGCTGCTTTCCCTCGGCGCCGATCGCGGCAGGCTGCACTACAACTGCTACGGCATCGACGTGGAGCGTTTCCAGGCCGGACGTCCCGATCAGGCGCGGCCGCACTTCATCGCCGTGGGGCGCTTCGTGGACAAGAAGGCGCCGCACCTCACGCTCCTCGCCTTCCATCAGGCCTGGCGAAGGGAACCGGAGATGCGGCTCACCATGGCCGGCATCGGACCGCTGTGGGACAGCACGCGGCAGCTCGTGTCCGCGCTGGGGTTGGAGGGCGTGGTGGACCTGCCCGGTGTGCTCACCCCGCAGCAGGTGGCCGGGCACATGGGGGCCTCCCGAGCGTTCGTGCAGCACAGTGTCGTTTCGGCGGACAATGACCACGAGGGCACACCGCTCAGCGTGCTGGAGGCCATGGCGTGCGGGCTTCCGGTGGTGGCCACGCGACATGCCGGCATCCCGGACGTGGTGGAGCACGGGGTGAGCGGGTTGCTGGGCGCCGAGCGCGACCTGGGCGCCATGGCGGACCACCTGCAGCGCCTGGCCGTGGACCCCGCGCTCGCGCTGCGGCTTGGACAGGCGGGACGTGCGAGCGCCGAGCGGCACCACCGCGTGGAGGACAGCGTGGCGCGTCTGACCGCGATCCTTGCCGGGGCGGCCCGCAGGTGA
- a CDS encoding glycosyltransferase yields the protein MAAPIRVAYLTHYPELYGANRSLLDLMLELRDRGAVVPHVLLPREGDLVSALQREGIAHAVVPFRPWMSERHYSGRLHHRIRQHWQQERQARERAAANRGVLPALVERVQGWQVRLLHANSAVVGVAPALKAATGLPLVWHIRELPERQYLLHLDAGSRGYGQALRRADRLIAISEAVREDILRYTGPGARITVVYNGVLRAARYTELARGSEARWTATGPFTFLLVGLIHPSKGQVEAVEALALLRRQGRAVRLVIAGDGRDTALRQRIAELGVADAVDLKGFVKDPFPLFRDAHALLMCSRNEAMGRVTVEGMACGLPVVGHASGGTVELVDDGVNGLLYPGGAEALADRMARLAADPALAHRLGDEAARSAAGRFSVERYAGEVLDVCRAVLSDAR from the coding sequence ATGGCCGCGCCCATCCGAGTCGCCTACCTCACGCACTACCCTGAGCTCTACGGGGCCAACCGCAGCCTGCTCGACCTGATGCTCGAACTGCGCGACCGTGGTGCCGTGGTGCCTCATGTGCTGCTGCCACGCGAGGGCGACCTGGTGTCGGCCCTGCAGCGGGAGGGCATCGCCCACGCGGTGGTCCCCTTCCGCCCCTGGATGAGCGAGCGCCACTACAGCGGCCGGCTCCATCATCGCATCCGCCAGCACTGGCAGCAGGAACGGCAGGCCCGCGAGCGGGCCGCCGCGAACCGCGGCGTCCTGCCCGCGCTGGTCGAGCGGGTGCAGGGCTGGCAGGTGCGGCTGCTGCATGCGAACAGCGCGGTGGTGGGCGTGGCCCCCGCGCTCAAAGCCGCCACCGGGCTCCCGTTGGTATGGCACATCCGCGAACTGCCCGAGCGGCAATACCTGCTGCACCTCGATGCCGGCTCGCGCGGCTATGGGCAGGCCCTGCGCCGGGCCGACCGGCTCATCGCCATCTCCGAGGCGGTGCGGGAGGACATCCTTCGGTACACGGGACCGGGCGCGCGCATCACGGTGGTGTACAACGGTGTGCTGCGCGCGGCACGCTACACAGAACTGGCCCGGGGCAGCGAGGCGCGCTGGACCGCCACAGGGCCGTTCACCTTCCTCCTGGTGGGGCTCATCCACCCCTCCAAAGGCCAGGTCGAGGCGGTGGAAGCGCTGGCCCTCCTCCGGCGCCAGGGTCGGGCGGTGCGCCTGGTGATCGCCGGTGATGGGCGCGACACCGCCCTGCGGCAGCGGATCGCCGAGCTCGGTGTGGCTGATGCGGTGGACCTGAAGGGTTTCGTGAAGGACCCCTTCCCGCTCTTCCGCGATGCGCACGCCCTGCTGATGTGCTCCCGCAACGAGGCCATGGGCCGCGTCACCGTGGAGGGCATGGCGTGCGGGCTGCCGGTGGTGGGCCATGCATCGGGCGGCACGGTGGAACTGGTGGACGACGGGGTGAACGGGCTGTTGTACCCCGGTGGCGCCGAGGCGCTCGCGGACCGCATGGCCCGCCTGGCGGCCGATCCCGCGCTCGCGCATCGGCTGGGCGACGAAGCCGCGCGCAGTGCAGCCGGACGTTTCAGTGTGGAACGATACGCCGGCGAGGTGCTCGACGTGTGCCGGGCGGTACTTTCGGACGCGCGCTGA
- a CDS encoding glycosyltransferase — protein sequence MTDPLISIVTPSFRQAAYIEDCLRSVEVQAVPVQHIVVDGGSADGSKELIARHADRLHWWCCEPDRGQSDAINKGLARCTGTVFNWLNSDDLLLDGALKRVADAFAADPGLIVYGGRVVHRSASGDRPFERQNDARDVQRLFRDPVINQPATFYRMDVVKDLGGVDPALRYVMDVELWWQVLFRHGTAHLRFEPEDLAVFRLHEESKTVTAHRGFLDELASLLHGLCMVTGQPELARVLAIGHDLREGLRGIPVGPEQRGVVRGMVLHFMLKWHGVVHRREQYRMMKALKRVVTLRDMKDMDDTLLHRWTQLDTQLKAPTWWTFRLRRKWRHLRP from the coding sequence ATGACCGATCCGCTGATCTCCATCGTGACACCGAGCTTCCGGCAGGCCGCCTACATCGAGGACTGCCTCCGGTCGGTGGAGGTGCAGGCCGTACCGGTGCAGCACATCGTGGTGGACGGCGGCAGCGCCGACGGTTCGAAGGAGCTGATCGCCAGGCACGCCGACCGGCTGCATTGGTGGTGCTGTGAGCCCGATCGCGGCCAGAGCGACGCCATCAACAAGGGGCTCGCGCGGTGCACCGGCACGGTGTTCAACTGGCTGAACAGCGACGACCTCCTGCTGGATGGAGCGCTGAAGCGGGTGGCCGATGCGTTCGCCGCGGACCCGGGCCTGATCGTGTACGGCGGGCGCGTGGTGCACCGCAGCGCCAGCGGCGACCGTCCCTTCGAGCGCCAGAACGATGCCCGCGATGTGCAGCGCCTCTTCAGGGACCCGGTGATCAACCAGCCCGCCACCTTCTACCGCATGGACGTGGTGAAGGACCTGGGCGGCGTGGACCCCGCGCTCCGCTATGTGATGGACGTGGAGCTTTGGTGGCAGGTGCTCTTCCGGCACGGTACAGCGCATCTGCGCTTCGAGCCGGAGGACCTGGCCGTGTTCCGCCTTCATGAGGAGAGCAAGACGGTGACCGCGCACCGGGGCTTCCTTGATGAGCTGGCCAGCCTGCTCCACGGCCTCTGCATGGTCACTGGTCAACCGGAGCTGGCGCGCGTGCTGGCCATCGGACACGATCTGCGCGAGGGCCTGCGTGGCATCCCCGTCGGGCCTGAGCAGCGCGGCGTGGTGCGTGGCATGGTGCTGCACTTCATGCTGAAGTGGCATGGTGTGGTGCACCGCCGGGAGCAGTACCGCATGATGAAGGCCCTGAAACGTGTGGTGACCCTGCGCGACATGAAGGACATGGACGATACGCTGCTGCACCGATGGACGCAGCTCGACACCCAGCTGAAAGCACCCACCTGGTGGACCTTCCGGCTCCGGCGCAAGTGGCGCCACCTGCGTCCATGA
- a CDS encoding glycosyltransferase family 2 protein — MKVSVLIPVYNKAPFLRECLDSVYAQTHADLEVVAVDDRSTDGSLALLRAETDPRLRILELPVNRGPAGAANAGLDACTGTYIVRLDADDLMVPTRVEQQVAYMEAHPEVGASGGWLQLFGARDRVWKFPLTEDACKAQLLFGVPVSQGASILRRSVLETHGIRYDPAWPRVGEDWLFWTRLARVSAFGNLDAPMTLYRRGEQNISHGRDKRADHDLLVRAVFNWFQVPHTDADVRSHLMALRLFEGSPSAADVRALHHWLRRLREWNGRERVFPVDAFDARVRQAWVGLFHVLADLDVRAAWTHLRLGGGWSGEHLWYLFRKATRR; from the coding sequence ATGAAGGTCAGCGTGCTGATCCCGGTGTACAACAAGGCGCCCTTCCTGCGGGAGTGCCTGGACAGCGTGTACGCGCAGACCCATGCCGACCTGGAAGTGGTGGCGGTGGACGACCGCAGCACCGATGGCAGCCTGGCGCTGCTGCGCGCCGAGACCGATCCCCGCCTGCGCATCCTCGAGCTGCCCGTGAACCGCGGTCCGGCGGGGGCGGCCAATGCGGGGCTCGATGCCTGCACCGGCACCTACATCGTTCGGCTCGATGCCGATGACCTGATGGTGCCGACGCGCGTGGAGCAGCAGGTGGCGTACATGGAAGCCCATCCCGAGGTGGGCGCCAGCGGCGGATGGCTGCAGCTGTTCGGTGCGCGCGACCGCGTGTGGAAGTTCCCCCTCACCGAGGACGCATGCAAGGCGCAGCTGCTCTTCGGCGTACCCGTCTCGCAGGGCGCTTCCATCCTGCGCCGGTCGGTGCTGGAGACGCATGGCATCCGTTACGACCCGGCCTGGCCCCGGGTGGGGGAGGACTGGCTCTTCTGGACGCGGCTCGCGCGTGTGTCCGCCTTCGGCAACCTCGATGCGCCGATGACCCTGTACCGGCGGGGCGAGCAGAACATCAGTCACGGGCGCGACAAGCGGGCCGATCACGACCTTCTGGTGCGCGCCGTGTTCAACTGGTTCCAGGTGCCGCACACCGATGCGGACGTGCGGTCGCACCTCATGGCGCTGCGCCTCTTCGAGGGCAGCCCCTCCGCCGCCGATGTCCGTGCGCTGCACCACTGGCTGAGGCGCCTGCGGGAGTGGAACGGCCGCGAGCGCGTGTTCCCGGTGGACGCGTTCGATGCCCGCGTGCGGCAGGCTTGGGTCGGGCTTTTCCATGTGCTGGCGGACCTGGACGTGCGCGCGGCGTGGACGCATCTGCGGCTCGGCGGGGGATGGTCGGGCGAGCACCTCTGGTACCTCTTTCGCAAGGCCACGCGGCGATGA
- a CDS encoding glycosyltransferase, with translation MKDLWLFTTRFPYGQGEPFLENELPFLAARFARIRLIPLVRDHGIRELPPNVEVVPPPPDPYAVASPLRMLAYARTWWRMRRAVRASAPSAEVRDRLWPDARAAMRQALERMHRYRTGLFREFDPDRVLLYSYWMADHATALSLLQLHDPRVRYVARMHGFDLYADRWPGQWPFFQDLQMAHVDRVHLVSQAGLDHLTARYPQHADRCGLSRLGTFDHGAGPWAPSPELRIASASHLVPIKRVALLIEALRGMRRPVRWTHFGEGPERAALEAAVATLPPHVRADLPGNIANQDLLAWYRSTPVDLFVHLSSTEGGVPVALQEAASFGIPLLAADAGGVREIAGPATGTLLPHDPEAALITRHLEDFPGGPQNTAAFRAGVRAAWATGFKAEVNFGHFCDRLLGAAERAH, from the coding sequence ATGAAGGACCTCTGGCTGTTCACCACGCGCTTCCCCTACGGTCAGGGCGAGCCCTTCCTGGAGAACGAGCTGCCTTTCCTGGCCGCCCGGTTCGCCCGCATCCGGCTGATCCCTCTGGTGCGCGACCACGGCATCCGTGAACTGCCGCCGAACGTGGAGGTGGTGCCGCCACCGCCGGATCCCTACGCCGTCGCCTCGCCCCTGCGGATGCTGGCCTACGCGCGCACCTGGTGGCGCATGCGCCGGGCGGTGCGCGCCTCTGCGCCTTCCGCGGAGGTGCGCGACCGGTTGTGGCCCGACGCCCGGGCGGCGATGCGGCAGGCGCTGGAACGGATGCACCGCTACCGCACCGGGTTGTTCCGGGAGTTCGATCCGGACCGGGTGCTGCTCTACAGCTACTGGATGGCCGACCACGCCACGGCCCTGTCCCTGCTGCAGCTGCACGATCCGCGTGTGCGGTACGTGGCGCGCATGCATGGGTTCGACCTCTACGCCGACCGCTGGCCCGGGCAGTGGCCGTTCTTCCAGGACCTTCAGATGGCCCATGTGGACCGGGTGCACCTGGTGTCGCAGGCCGGTCTGGACCATCTCACTGCGCGGTATCCGCAGCACGCCGATCGCTGCGGATTATCGCGCCTGGGCACCTTCGACCATGGTGCCGGCCCTTGGGCGCCATCGCCCGAGCTGCGCATCGCCTCGGCGTCGCACCTGGTGCCCATCAAGCGGGTCGCACTGCTGATCGAGGCGTTGCGCGGCATGCGCCGACCGGTGCGGTGGACGCATTTCGGTGAAGGCCCCGAGCGGGCGGCCCTGGAGGCCGCAGTGGCCACGCTGCCGCCGCATGTGCGTGCGGACCTGCCGGGCAACATCGCCAATCAGGACCTGCTGGCCTGGTACCGGAGCACCCCGGTGGACCTCTTCGTGCACCTCAGCAGCACGGAGGGCGGCGTGCCGGTGGCCCTCCAGGAGGCCGCGAGCTTCGGCATTCCGCTGCTTGCGGCCGATGCCGGCGGCGTGCGCGAGATCGCAGGACCGGCGACCGGTACCCTGTTGCCGCACGATCCGGAGGCCGCGCTCATCACGCGGCACCTCGAGGACTTCCCCGGCGGACCGCAGAACACCGCCGCGTTCAGGGCGGGTGTGCGGGCGGCGTGGGCCACCGGCTTCAAGGCGGAGGTCAATTTTGGGCATTTTTGCGACCGCCTCCTGGGCGCCGCTGAGCGCGCGCACTGA
- a CDS encoding MBOAT family protein: MLFNSFAFCFVFFPLVTAGYFLLPHRTRWALLLAASCWFYMAFVPVYILILAFTIVVDYVAGLLIAASSGRRRKAWLVASIVANLGVLAFFKYYAFLDQSIAALLQAAGFAYSPADLGILLPIGLSFHTFQSLSYTIEVYRGHQKAERRPGHFALYVMFYPQLVAGPIERPGNLLNQLDHVHRWDHARVVHGLQQMLWGFFKKLVIADRCAVVVDHVYADPQAFGGAATLLATYLFALQIYCDFSGYTDIALGAARVMGFDLMVNFRTPYRSASISEFWSRWHISLSSWFRDYVYIPLGGNRVVRWRWYMNLILVFLLSGLWHGASWTYVAWGGVHGLYLIGAIVLAGLRGRVVRLLGLHRHPRLDRALDVIITVHLVVAGWVFFRAATFADAWSVLGSWVRPDAWWMGFAGLVRELGAGIVLTTVVLAITFIGLDPWGDAVAKGERLIVRRPLRYAWFGTLLAACLVLGQYGSAMFIYFQF, from the coding sequence ATGCTCTTCAACTCCTTCGCGTTCTGCTTCGTCTTCTTCCCGCTGGTGACGGCCGGCTACTTCCTGCTGCCCCACCGGACCCGTTGGGCGCTGCTCCTGGCCGCAAGCTGCTGGTTCTACATGGCCTTCGTGCCGGTGTACATCCTCATCCTGGCCTTCACCATCGTGGTGGACTACGTCGCCGGTCTGCTGATCGCCGCAAGCTCGGGTCGCCGACGCAAGGCCTGGCTCGTGGCCAGCATCGTGGCCAACCTCGGCGTGCTGGCCTTCTTCAAGTACTACGCCTTCCTGGACCAGAGCATCGCCGCCCTGTTGCAGGCGGCCGGCTTCGCCTATTCGCCCGCCGACCTGGGCATCCTGCTGCCCATCGGTCTCAGTTTCCATACGTTCCAGAGCCTCAGCTACACCATCGAGGTGTACCGCGGGCATCAGAAGGCCGAGCGCCGCCCCGGCCATTTCGCGCTCTACGTCATGTTCTATCCCCAGCTCGTGGCCGGGCCGATCGAGCGGCCGGGCAACCTGTTGAACCAGCTGGACCACGTGCACCGCTGGGACCATGCGCGCGTGGTGCACGGTCTGCAGCAGATGCTGTGGGGCTTCTTCAAGAAGCTGGTGATCGCGGACCGGTGCGCGGTGGTGGTGGACCATGTGTACGCCGACCCACAGGCCTTCGGCGGCGCCGCCACGCTCCTGGCGACCTATCTCTTCGCCCTGCAGATCTACTGCGACTTCAGCGGGTACACGGACATCGCGCTCGGCGCCGCGCGGGTGATGGGCTTCGACCTGATGGTGAACTTCCGCACGCCTTACCGGTCGGCCTCCATCAGCGAGTTCTGGAGCCGCTGGCACATCAGCCTCAGCAGCTGGTTCCGCGACTACGTGTACATCCCCTTGGGCGGAAACCGCGTGGTGCGGTGGCGGTGGTACATGAACCTGATCCTGGTGTTCCTCCTGAGCGGGTTATGGCATGGCGCGAGCTGGACCTATGTGGCATGGGGTGGCGTGCACGGCCTCTACCTCATCGGGGCCATCGTTCTGGCCGGTCTGCGTGGCCGGGTGGTGCGCCTGCTGGGCCTTCACCGCCATCCCCGGCTTGACCGTGCGCTGGACGTGATCATCACCGTGCATCTGGTGGTGGCCGGCTGGGTCTTCTTCCGCGCCGCCACCTTCGCCGATGCGTGGTCCGTTCTGGGCTCATGGGTGCGGCCCGATGCGTGGTGGATGGGCTTCGCGGGCCTGGTGCGTGAGCTCGGCGCGGGCATCGTGCTCACCACCGTGGTGCTGGCGATCACCTTCATCGGACTGGACCCCTGGGGTGATGCGGTGGCCAAGGGCGAACGGCTGATCGTCCGTCGCCCCCTGCGCTATGCCTGGTTCGGAACCCTGCTGGCCGCCTGTCTGGTGCTGGGCCAGTATGGTTCGGCCATGTTCATCTATTTCCAGTTCTGA
- a CDS encoding glycosyltransferase: MRVTVVIPCYNVADLVGRALDSALMQDHADLEVIVVDDGSTDGTVEVLERHPAVSGGRVRLVRQMNRGASAARNHGLRMATGTYVQFLDADDMLLPGKVSGQIALAERDGWPEVIIGDYRAVRPDGLMDRVQALYDRPWMALIRTRMGTTSANLWAREALLAVDGWPEDLASSQDYALLFKLLKRGARVAWDRRERTEVLKRPSGSISRTGVRANWERYVELRRAIKEHLVSLGRERHADEIVALDQYLFMALRILATYDQALAVKLYRTCIDKGFRPEVGPAITERYVALFTLLGFAGAERALRLARGRKEADA; this comes from the coding sequence ATGCGCGTCACGGTCGTCATTCCCTGCTACAACGTGGCCGACCTGGTGGGCAGGGCGTTGGATTCCGCATTGATGCAGGACCATGCCGACCTGGAGGTGATCGTGGTGGACGATGGCAGCACGGACGGCACGGTGGAGGTGCTGGAGCGGCATCCGGCGGTGAGCGGAGGCCGGGTGCGCCTGGTACGGCAGATGAACCGGGGGGCCTCCGCCGCGCGCAACCACGGCCTGCGGATGGCCACGGGCACCTACGTCCAGTTCCTCGATGCCGATGACATGCTGCTGCCCGGCAAGGTCTCCGGGCAGATCGCCCTCGCCGAGCGCGACGGTTGGCCTGAAGTGATCATCGGCGACTACCGCGCCGTGCGGCCCGACGGGCTGATGGACCGCGTGCAGGCGCTGTACGACCGTCCGTGGATGGCCCTGATCCGCACCCGCATGGGAACGACCAGCGCCAACCTATGGGCCCGGGAGGCGCTGCTGGCGGTGGACGGCTGGCCGGAGGACCTGGCCAGCAGCCAGGACTACGCCCTGCTCTTCAAGCTGTTGAAGCGCGGCGCGCGGGTGGCCTGGGACCGGCGCGAGCGCACGGAGGTGCTCAAACGGCCCAGCGGGAGCATCAGCCGCACCGGTGTGCGCGCGAACTGGGAGCGCTACGTGGAGCTTCGGCGGGCCATCAAGGAACACCTGGTGTCGCTGGGCCGGGAGCGCCATGCCGACGAGATCGTCGCGCTCGACCAGTACCTCTTCATGGCCCTGCGGATCCTGGCCACGTACGACCAGGCGTTGGCGGTGAAGCTGTACCGGACCTGCATCGACAAGGGGTTCCGCCCCGAGGTGGGACCGGCCATCACCGAGCGCTACGTGGCGCTGTTTACCTTGCTCGGGTTCGCCGGAGCGGAACGGGCCCTGCGCCTGGCCCGTGGGCGCAAGGAGGCCGACGCATGA